The following are from one region of the Arthrobacter sp. TMP15 genome:
- a CDS encoding FtsK/SpoIIIE domain-containing protein produces the protein MRIRLTLKREPQEDKNLAVTVDGLASVGDIATELYLADPSRKGASAPQNLSLLVEQSIVGGVRGRTLPPESNLLESGLRPGATVSLTQVSESFAAANQDRGPAAATLRVVSGPDAGAEFALPAGTSYVGRDYDADVRLSDPMTSKRHARITVGETIEISDTGSANGLMMEGTQVSRAVLGSYDEVTLGETTISVVSLGRGAQQGPSSPLVEFNRSPRVVAQFKIEEQMLPSGPQRPQRQRFPTIMLVAPILMGAVMFAVTRSLFSVVFMAMMPLMMIGSWMDQKANAKRDLKEAIVQFRGAIVEFRRQMTKRQQVERAVRLAESPSTAETVDAIYKLGPLMWTHRPEHKSFLSLRLGVGRQPSRTPVKAPSDNKTLPEYMAEIEDIKTEFTDIDGVPVVAQFRTSGALGVAGPRGVVDDVARALVLQAVGLHSPAELAVAAMTSAESKKRWEWLQWLPHVGSVHSPLTGEHLASGNGAASVLLAALEDLMVHRGVNMAANGAAHRGILDPNKLEIPAPATPALLVIIEDDVKVDRARLTRLTEYGADVGVHIMWIAGSVEALPASCRDFIHVAETATTGQVRLGQLTFPVSCESVSLELAAQLARMLAPVVDAGKPVDDDSDLPRSVSYVALAGHDLVESTSGITDRWLENNSVSSRAVKNRKHQGSLRALVGSKGVEPMYLDLKTEGPHALVGGTTGAGKSEFLQAWVLGMAAAYSPDRLSFLFVDYKGGAAFADCVQLPHTVGLVTDLSPHLVRRALTSLRAELHFREHLLNRKKAKDLLAMEREADPEAPPSLVIVVDEFAALAKEVPEFVDGVVDVAARGRSLGLHLILATQRPSGVIKDSLRANTNMRIALRMADVDDSQDILGDSTAAYFSPSIPGRGAAKTGPGRIQGFQTGYAGGWTSRTPQRPRIDIVEMDFGAGAPWEQEMVAAPVEDSAGPNDISRVVSNISLAAVELGVKPPRKPWLGELPEIYDFSKLPTPRTDEQLLLGVMDDPEHQAQPTVFFEPDKDGNMAVLGASGSGKSAALRTIAIAAAITPRGGPVQVYGIDAASNGLQMLEVLPHVGGIINAEDSERVGRLLRYVRGIIETRAESFAQVKAGSIAEYRKLANKPNEPRIIVMVDGLATFRELYEFRVGMNQFETLQQIATDGRPMGVHIVIAGDSPKSLPASLASSVQRLLVFRLATADDYSNLGLPRDVLTPASPPGRGMIDGGEIQVAIFGGTSNLALQARQVASLAETLRRQGVVAAPRVESLPEMLDLDVLPAATPGNVIIGVDDYNLEPTGLQATGALMLTGPPSSGRTTALVTLAEALKRSTPGTRRIYFGSRRSAIANLPLWDESIVTPGELEPELQRFIDLVESESQAVAFFMEGVTEFADSEAEMDLVTLIKAAVKTNCFVVGEGETSTWSGAWSLAGLFKAGRRGLLMNPGDVEGDTLMNTSLGRVSNNKFIPGRGYVVGRGKAFKLQVATTMDHER, from the coding sequence ATGAGGATCAGGCTGACCCTCAAGCGTGAACCGCAAGAGGATAAAAACCTAGCCGTCACAGTGGACGGACTGGCGTCTGTGGGGGACATCGCCACAGAACTATATTTAGCTGACCCTTCCCGCAAGGGGGCCAGTGCCCCGCAAAACCTCTCATTATTGGTGGAGCAATCCATTGTGGGCGGTGTTCGCGGCCGCACACTGCCACCGGAAAGTAACCTCCTTGAATCGGGTTTGCGCCCTGGCGCAACCGTCTCTCTCACCCAGGTTAGCGAGAGCTTCGCAGCAGCAAATCAGGACCGCGGACCGGCTGCCGCGACCCTTCGTGTGGTTTCCGGACCGGATGCGGGCGCTGAATTCGCTTTGCCTGCGGGGACAAGTTATGTGGGCCGCGACTATGACGCAGATGTCAGACTGAGCGATCCCATGACCTCAAAACGGCATGCACGTATTACCGTCGGTGAGACTATCGAGATTTCTGACACCGGATCTGCCAATGGTCTGATGATGGAAGGAACCCAGGTTTCCCGTGCCGTTTTGGGATCCTACGATGAAGTCACCCTGGGCGAGACAACTATTTCAGTTGTGAGCCTGGGCCGGGGCGCACAGCAGGGTCCCAGCAGCCCTCTGGTTGAATTCAACCGGTCACCGCGCGTTGTGGCGCAGTTTAAAATTGAAGAACAAATGCTGCCCTCCGGACCCCAACGCCCGCAGCGCCAGCGCTTCCCAACCATCATGTTGGTGGCACCCATCCTGATGGGTGCTGTCATGTTTGCTGTGACCCGGAGCTTGTTCAGTGTTGTCTTCATGGCCATGATGCCGTTGATGATGATTGGTAGCTGGATGGATCAAAAAGCCAACGCCAAACGTGACCTAAAAGAGGCCATAGTTCAGTTCCGCGGGGCAATTGTTGAGTTTCGTCGGCAAATGACCAAACGCCAACAGGTGGAACGTGCCGTGCGGTTGGCTGAAAGCCCCTCAACGGCTGAAACAGTTGATGCGATCTACAAACTCGGTCCGCTGATGTGGACCCACCGACCCGAGCACAAATCGTTTCTTTCCCTGCGTTTGGGTGTTGGCCGGCAACCCTCACGCACTCCCGTGAAGGCGCCAAGCGATAATAAAACTCTGCCCGAGTACATGGCGGAGATCGAGGACATCAAAACGGAATTTACCGATATTGATGGAGTTCCCGTTGTAGCCCAGTTCCGCACCAGCGGTGCATTGGGTGTTGCCGGGCCTCGGGGAGTGGTTGATGATGTGGCACGGGCTCTGGTGCTTCAAGCGGTAGGGCTGCACTCGCCGGCCGAACTGGCAGTGGCCGCCATGACCTCTGCTGAATCCAAGAAGCGGTGGGAATGGCTCCAATGGCTCCCTCACGTAGGCTCCGTGCACTCTCCGCTGACCGGCGAGCACTTGGCCTCAGGTAACGGTGCGGCCAGCGTACTGCTTGCAGCTCTTGAAGATTTGATGGTGCACCGCGGTGTCAATATGGCGGCCAACGGCGCAGCCCACAGGGGTATCCTGGATCCCAATAAACTTGAGATTCCCGCGCCAGCCACGCCCGCGTTGCTCGTCATTATTGAGGACGACGTTAAGGTTGACCGGGCCCGTCTCACCCGCCTGACCGAATACGGTGCCGATGTGGGCGTGCACATTATGTGGATAGCAGGATCTGTTGAAGCGTTGCCTGCTTCCTGCCGTGACTTCATCCACGTGGCTGAAACGGCAACAACAGGTCAGGTCCGGCTAGGGCAGCTAACGTTTCCGGTGAGTTGTGAAAGTGTCAGTTTGGAACTTGCCGCACAGCTGGCCCGCATGCTGGCACCGGTGGTTGATGCAGGCAAACCTGTGGATGATGATTCCGACCTTCCCCGCAGCGTCTCCTACGTTGCGCTCGCCGGACACGATCTTGTGGAAAGCACCTCCGGGATCACCGATAGGTGGCTGGAAAATAACTCTGTCTCCTCCCGGGCAGTGAAGAACCGTAAACACCAGGGTTCCTTGCGAGCTCTGGTTGGTTCCAAAGGTGTTGAACCCATGTACCTTGACCTAAAGACTGAAGGCCCGCACGCCCTTGTTGGCGGTACCACCGGTGCTGGAAAGTCCGAATTTTTGCAGGCCTGGGTGCTGGGCATGGCTGCCGCCTACAGTCCCGATAGGCTCTCCTTCCTGTTCGTTGACTACAAGGGTGGGGCTGCTTTTGCTGACTGCGTGCAGTTGCCGCACACAGTGGGTCTTGTTACTGACCTGTCCCCGCACCTGGTCCGCCGCGCGCTGACTTCCTTGCGAGCCGAACTGCACTTCAGGGAACACCTGCTCAACCGCAAGAAGGCCAAAGACCTGCTGGCCATGGAGCGTGAAGCAGATCCGGAAGCACCGCCGTCGTTGGTCATTGTTGTTGATGAGTTTGCCGCATTGGCCAAGGAGGTTCCCGAGTTTGTGGACGGTGTTGTCGATGTTGCTGCCCGCGGACGCTCCCTGGGATTGCACCTGATCCTTGCCACGCAGCGTCCTTCAGGTGTTATCAAGGACAGCCTGCGGGCCAACACCAATATGCGCATCGCTCTGCGTATGGCAGATGTGGATGACTCTCAGGACATTCTCGGTGACTCCACGGCAGCGTACTTTAGCCCGTCCATCCCGGGACGTGGCGCGGCTAAAACGGGGCCCGGACGGATCCAGGGATTCCAGACCGGCTATGCCGGTGGCTGGACAAGCCGCACCCCGCAGCGTCCGCGCATTGACATTGTTGAGATGGATTTTGGGGCTGGCGCACCGTGGGAGCAGGAAATGGTTGCCGCACCCGTGGAGGATTCGGCCGGGCCCAATGACATCTCCCGCGTGGTTTCCAACATTTCTCTGGCCGCCGTGGAACTCGGCGTGAAGCCTCCCCGCAAACCGTGGCTGGGTGAGTTGCCCGAGATCTATGACTTCTCGAAGCTGCCAACACCACGCACCGATGAGCAGCTCCTTCTCGGTGTCATGGATGATCCCGAGCACCAGGCCCAGCCAACCGTGTTCTTTGAGCCGGACAAGGATGGAAACATGGCCGTCCTGGGGGCCAGTGGCTCCGGCAAATCGGCCGCGCTGCGTACCATTGCCATCGCCGCGGCGATCACACCACGCGGCGGTCCCGTGCAGGTGTACGGCATCGACGCTGCCTCCAACGGGTTACAAATGCTTGAGGTACTCCCGCACGTCGGTGGGATCATCAACGCCGAGGACAGCGAAAGGGTTGGGCGTCTACTGCGGTACGTTCGCGGCATCATCGAGACGCGCGCGGAGAGTTTTGCCCAAGTCAAGGCCGGCAGTATTGCCGAGTACCGAAAGCTGGCCAACAAGCCAAATGAACCGCGCATCATTGTCATGGTCGATGGTCTGGCCACGTTCCGTGAACTGTACGAGTTCCGCGTGGGCATGAACCAATTTGAAACACTGCAGCAGATAGCCACCGATGGCCGTCCCATGGGCGTGCACATTGTCATTGCCGGTGACAGCCCGAAGTCGCTCCCGGCGTCGTTGGCTTCATCTGTTCAGCGCCTCTTGGTGTTCCGTTTGGCCACCGCCGATGATTACTCCAACCTGGGCTTGCCGCGCGACGTCCTGACTCCGGCCTCACCGCCCGGCCGCGGCATGATTGACGGCGGTGAAATCCAGGTGGCAATCTTTGGTGGCACCTCCAACTTGGCCCTCCAGGCCCGCCAAGTGGCCAGCCTGGCCGAGACCCTCCGGCGCCAAGGCGTGGTGGCAGCTCCCCGAGTGGAGTCGTTGCCTGAAATGCTTGACTTGGACGTGCTGCCGGCAGCAACTCCAGGAAATGTGATCATTGGTGTTGACGATTACAATCTTGAACCCACCGGTCTGCAGGCCACCGGTGCGCTCATGCTCACGGGTCCGCCGTCGTCAGGGCGCACAACAGCTCTGGTGACCCTGGCTGAAGCGCTTAAACGTTCAACTCCGGGAACACGGCGCATTTACTTTGGTTCGCGCCGCTCCGCCATCGCCAACCTGCCATTGTGGGATGAATCCATTGTGACGCCGGGGGAGCTGGAGCCTGAACTGCAGCGCTTTATTGACCTGGTGGAAAGTGAAAGCCAAGCGGTTGCCTTCTTCATGGAGGGCGTAACCGAGTTTGCCGACTCCGAAGCCGAAATGGACCTGGTGACCTTGATCAAAGCGGCGGTGAAGACCAATTGCTTTGTTGTGGGTGAGGGAGAAACCTCCACCTGGTCCGGGGCGTGGAGCCTAGCCGGACTCTTCAAGGCGGGCCGGCGCGGGCTGCTCATGAACCCCGGTGATGTGGAAGGGGACACCTTGATGAACACTTCCCTTGGACGGGTCTCCAACAATAAGTTCATCCCGGGCCGGGGCTATGTGGTTGGTCGTGGAAAGGCGTTCAAGCTGCAGGTGGCCACCACTATGGACCACGAGCGGTAA
- the ligA gene encoding NAD-dependent DNA ligase LigA yields MSLEVIPADADRERYGVLVDLVEKYRTAYYNQDAPIVSDAHFDELYRELQTLEALHPELVANDSPTQVVGGGVSEVFAAVEHLARMYSLEDVFSLAELETWLVRAVASIQKRGGQEPQWLTELKIDGLAVNLLYRDGILIRAATRGDGTTGEDITHNVATIKDIPQKLHGSNFPQEIEIRGEVFIASKDFLALNETMVAAGKAPFANPRNCAAGSLRQKDPGETAKRPLSMYVHGIGARTGLSTQTQSQTYELLKSWGMPTSPYYKVVSSLAEVMEFISYYGSHRHDLIHEIDGIVIKVDDLATQRELGHTSRVPRWSVAYKYPPEEVNTKLLDIRVNVGRTGRVTPYAIMDPIKVAGSVVTMATLHNQDVVKAKGILIGDVVVLRKAGDVIPEIVGPVVALRTGNEKAFIMPTHCPSCGTELAPAKEGDIDIRCPNTRSCPAQLTERVAHLAGRGGFDIEALGYEAAMALTTGPGPDPANNGGVIAPAGPGPLVSEAQVFNIAELDLSGVVVWREKRSKGERSGQFELVPYFYSKPTAKKATAPKKTTTDLYRELEKAKSAPLWRVLVALSIRHVGPTASRALATRYGTMTAIQTVLLAPDAREKLADVDGVGSIIAEALIEWFAVDWHQEIIESWAEAGVLMADAADESTVRTLEGLTIVVTGTLPTLSRDEAKEAIIARGGKAAGSVSKNTSYVVAGEAAGTKLDKAEALGIPVLDEDAFKELLASGAAPGPEVD; encoded by the coding sequence ATGAGCCTGGAAGTCATTCCTGCAGACGCGGACAGGGAACGCTACGGCGTCCTGGTGGACTTGGTCGAAAAGTACCGCACGGCGTACTACAACCAGGATGCCCCCATAGTCTCTGATGCACATTTCGATGAACTGTATAGAGAACTTCAAACCCTAGAGGCGCTGCATCCTGAACTGGTAGCCAACGATTCCCCAACCCAGGTGGTGGGTGGGGGAGTTTCGGAAGTCTTCGCCGCAGTGGAACACCTGGCCAGAATGTACTCACTTGAGGACGTATTCTCGCTTGCTGAACTTGAGACGTGGCTGGTGCGAGCCGTTGCCTCGATTCAGAAGCGCGGAGGGCAGGAACCGCAGTGGCTGACGGAACTAAAAATTGATGGTTTGGCCGTGAATCTTCTCTACCGAGACGGCATACTCATCCGGGCCGCTACCCGCGGCGATGGCACCACCGGTGAGGACATCACCCACAATGTGGCCACCATTAAGGACATTCCACAGAAGCTCCACGGCAGTAACTTTCCACAAGAAATTGAAATCCGCGGTGAGGTGTTCATCGCGTCCAAAGATTTCCTTGCCCTGAACGAGACCATGGTGGCCGCCGGAAAAGCTCCCTTTGCCAACCCCCGGAATTGCGCCGCTGGATCTTTGCGTCAGAAGGACCCGGGGGAAACTGCCAAACGGCCGTTGAGCATGTACGTGCATGGCATCGGTGCCCGCACGGGGCTCTCGACCCAGACGCAATCGCAAACATACGAGTTGTTGAAATCGTGGGGTATGCCCACCAGCCCGTACTACAAGGTGGTCTCCAGCCTGGCTGAGGTTATGGAGTTCATTTCCTACTACGGTTCGCATAGGCACGATCTCATCCATGAGATCGACGGCATTGTGATCAAGGTTGATGACCTTGCCACACAGCGGGAACTAGGCCACACCTCCCGTGTGCCGCGCTGGTCGGTGGCGTACAAGTATCCCCCGGAAGAAGTCAACACCAAGCTCCTGGACATCAGGGTTAATGTGGGCCGTACTGGCCGGGTGACCCCCTACGCAATCATGGACCCGATAAAAGTAGCCGGCTCCGTGGTGACGATGGCAACTTTGCACAACCAAGACGTGGTCAAGGCCAAGGGCATCCTGATTGGCGACGTGGTGGTGTTGCGCAAGGCCGGGGATGTGATTCCCGAAATTGTTGGGCCGGTTGTTGCTCTGCGCACGGGCAATGAGAAGGCATTTATTATGCCCACGCATTGTCCGTCCTGCGGGACCGAGCTGGCCCCCGCAAAGGAGGGCGATATTGATATTCGTTGCCCCAATACGCGCTCATGCCCAGCACAGTTGACGGAGCGGGTGGCGCACCTGGCAGGCCGGGGCGGATTCGATATTGAGGCGTTGGGTTATGAGGCGGCCATGGCGCTGACCACCGGACCCGGGCCTGACCCCGCAAACAATGGCGGGGTGATCGCCCCGGCCGGTCCCGGCCCGCTGGTGAGTGAAGCGCAGGTCTTCAACATCGCGGAACTGGACCTATCCGGCGTCGTGGTGTGGCGTGAAAAGCGGTCAAAGGGGGAGAGGAGTGGCCAATTCGAGCTGGTGCCCTACTTCTATAGCAAACCCACGGCCAAGAAGGCCACGGCGCCCAAGAAAACAACCACGGATCTGTACCGTGAGTTGGAAAAAGCCAAAAGTGCTCCGCTGTGGCGCGTGCTGGTTGCTTTATCTATCCGGCACGTTGGCCCTACAGCTTCGCGCGCGCTGGCAACCCGGTACGGCACCATGACAGCCATCCAGACGGTACTGCTGGCACCGGATGCGCGGGAGAAACTCGCCGACGTTGACGGTGTGGGCAGCATTATCGCTGAGGCGCTGATCGAGTGGTTTGCAGTTGACTGGCATCAGGAGATCATCGAATCGTGGGCTGAAGCTGGCGTGCTTATGGCGGATGCCGCGGATGAGTCAACGGTGCGTACGCTTGAGGGGCTGACGATCGTGGTGACTGGCACGCTTCCCACGCTTAGCCGGGATGAGGCCAAGGAGGCCATCATTGCCCGTGGTGGCAAGGCGGCTGGTTCGGTCTCCAAGAACACCTCCTATGTGGTGGCCGGAGAGGCTGCCGGAACCAAGCTGGATAAGGCCGAAGCGCTGGGAATTCCAGTACTCGATGAGGACGCATTCAAAGAGTTGCTCGCTTCCGGAGCCGCTCCGGGACCTGAGGTTGACTAA
- a CDS encoding inositol monophosphatase family protein, whose protein sequence is MTPNAVLVAELLDVALRAAAAGAAVLAVRDPDGFGATEKSSDADWVTAFDLAAEHAVRAVITSARPHDVITGEELAPALPADPSGYRWSIDPLDGTMNFIRNIAYYGTSVAVMGPDGEWLAGVVNAPALRRIYFASLDGGAWLDEIRADGVQSVRRLNGPVQARGGTLLSTALTYDPVVRRQLVSELNTRMDHFGDFRRLGSAALELCAVAEGSVDAYLEYGLFEHDFAAGGLIAGEAGAWVHRPVLSPAVEGLPTREEVLAVWTAACVPGLEGGFAPTSE, encoded by the coding sequence ATGACCCCGAACGCCGTATTAGTTGCCGAACTACTTGATGTTGCTTTGCGCGCTGCCGCAGCGGGTGCCGCCGTGCTGGCTGTCCGGGATCCTGATGGTTTTGGGGCCACGGAAAAGTCGTCCGACGCCGATTGGGTGACAGCTTTTGATCTGGCCGCCGAACATGCTGTACGGGCTGTTATCACCAGTGCCCGCCCGCACGACGTCATCACCGGGGAAGAACTTGCGCCTGCCCTGCCCGCGGATCCTTCGGGGTACCGGTGGAGCATCGATCCCCTCGACGGCACCATGAATTTCATCCGTAACATTGCCTACTACGGAACTTCGGTGGCGGTGATGGGGCCCGACGGCGAATGGTTGGCCGGGGTGGTCAACGCACCCGCCCTGCGGAGGATCTACTTTGCCTCCCTCGATGGTGGGGCGTGGCTAGATGAAATCCGGGCCGACGGTGTGCAATCGGTTCGCCGTCTCAACGGTCCTGTTCAAGCACGGGGTGGGACGCTGCTGTCAACGGCACTGACCTATGACCCTGTGGTGCGCCGCCAGCTGGTGTCCGAGTTGAACACTCGAATGGATCACTTTGGTGATTTCCGCCGTTTGGGTTCGGCAGCCCTTGAATTGTGCGCTGTGGCTGAAGGATCGGTTGATGCCTACTTGGAATACGGCCTGTTTGAGCACGACTTCGCAGCCGGTGGACTGATAGCTGGAGAAGCCGGTGCCTGGGTGCACCGTCCTGTTCTGAGCCCGGCAGTTGAGGGGCTACCCACCCGCGAAGAAGTGCTGGCGGTATGGACCGCCGCGTGCGTGCCGGGCTTAGAAGGCGGCTTCGCCCCAACCAGTGAGTGA
- a CDS encoding GNAT family N-acetyltransferase: MTQIVRPITEADYEIVARITAEAYLGAGYFDSIEYPYMQKILRVGERAAVATVIVAESAQVVVGSATLAVFGDVWADIALPDELEFRLLVVDPAIQRSGAGTAMVAAILERARAMDGINAVSLTTGDDWHGAHALYQKMGFVRVPERDWPVPENGKMLRVYRLEV, translated from the coding sequence ATGACACAGATTGTCCGGCCCATCACCGAAGCAGATTATGAGATAGTGGCCCGGATTACGGCCGAGGCATACCTTGGCGCCGGCTACTTTGACAGCATTGAATACCCCTATATGCAGAAGATCCTACGTGTAGGGGAGCGGGCAGCTGTGGCAACTGTCATTGTTGCCGAAAGTGCGCAAGTGGTGGTCGGCTCGGCGACCCTGGCCGTGTTTGGAGATGTCTGGGCTGATATTGCACTGCCGGATGAACTCGAGTTCCGCCTGTTGGTGGTGGACCCGGCTATTCAACGCAGCGGTGCCGGGACAGCCATGGTAGCGGCAATTCTGGAGAGAGCACGTGCCATGGACGGTATCAACGCGGTGAGCCTGACCACCGGCGATGACTGGCATGGTGCCCATGCGCTGTACCAGAAGATGGGATTCGTTAGGGTGCCCGAGCGAGACTGGCCCGTCCCGGAGAATGGCAAAATGCTGCGCGTGTACCGCTTGGAAGTATAA
- a CDS encoding glycoside hydrolase family 3 N-terminal domain-containing protein, with the protein MKSSQLRRLAAGSLMPGFVGTTAPQWLLEAFDDGLAAVCLFGTNLQSWEQLSDLCTQLRQRAPHALLSVDEEGGDVTRLHYLTGSNQPGNAVLGRLNDLEATTASAAAIASELAAFGINLNLAPDADVNSAADNPVIGSRSFGASPALVSAHTIAWIDGMQSTGVAACAKHFPGHGDTSTDSHVDLPRILVDAQTLAARELLPFQAAAAAGVASIMTSHIIVDALDPQNPATFSRIVLMDVLRGQLGFTGAIITDALDMVGASGEIGVPAAAVKALAAGADLLCIGSETTQEQYLQVLDAIEAAVVDGTLPLSRLRDAADRTAELEANYPATVSLTPEAISAPDPVPTPGGIRAAFEVTPKAVSWLEDPSDAALVQVETTTNYAVGVVPWGPAATGATVDVAQLVPGQKVAVSGRGLAKDHQVWEVAQTLRAAGHHTIVVECGWPRGGADIVTYGASLAVSEALVELLS; encoded by the coding sequence ATGAAATCTTCCCAACTTCGACGTTTGGCTGCCGGATCACTGATGCCAGGATTTGTTGGCACCACGGCACCGCAATGGCTTCTTGAAGCGTTCGACGACGGTTTGGCCGCGGTGTGCTTGTTTGGCACCAACCTGCAGTCATGGGAGCAGTTGAGTGATTTGTGCACTCAATTACGCCAACGCGCACCCCACGCGTTGCTTTCAGTTGACGAAGAGGGCGGTGACGTCACACGGCTGCATTACCTGACCGGCTCAAACCAACCAGGCAATGCCGTCTTGGGCCGCCTGAATGATCTGGAAGCCACCACCGCCTCAGCCGCAGCGATAGCTAGTGAACTTGCCGCTTTTGGCATCAATTTGAATCTGGCCCCCGATGCGGATGTGAACTCCGCAGCAGATAACCCTGTCATTGGATCGCGGAGCTTCGGCGCCTCGCCGGCGCTTGTGTCTGCACACACCATTGCGTGGATTGACGGGATGCAGAGCACCGGCGTGGCAGCGTGTGCCAAGCATTTCCCGGGGCACGGAGACACCTCCACTGATTCCCATGTGGATCTACCCCGCATTTTAGTGGATGCGCAAACGCTGGCGGCGCGGGAGTTGTTGCCTTTCCAGGCGGCAGCGGCTGCCGGAGTGGCAAGTATTATGACCAGCCACATCATCGTTGACGCTTTGGATCCGCAGAATCCAGCCACGTTCTCGCGCATTGTGCTGATGGATGTGCTGCGCGGCCAGCTGGGCTTCACTGGCGCTATCATCACAGACGCGCTGGATATGGTGGGCGCCTCCGGAGAGATCGGCGTTCCGGCAGCAGCGGTTAAGGCTCTAGCTGCTGGCGCTGACCTGCTGTGCATTGGTTCGGAAACAACACAAGAGCAGTACCTGCAGGTTCTTGATGCCATCGAGGCTGCTGTTGTGGATGGAACTCTTCCGCTCTCACGCCTGCGCGATGCTGCTGACCGCACTGCGGAATTGGAAGCCAACTACCCCGCCACGGTCAGCCTGACACCGGAGGCTATTTCGGCACCGGATCCTGTTCCCACACCAGGAGGCATCCGTGCCGCCTTTGAGGTCACACCCAAAGCCGTATCCTGGCTGGAAGACCCCTCGGATGCTGCCCTGGTTCAGGTTGAAACCACCACCAACTACGCTGTGGGAGTGGTCCCCTGGGGACCTGCGGCAACGGGTGCCACGGTTGACGTTGCTCAGCTTGTGCCTGGACAAAAGGTGGCTGTTTCCGGACGTGGACTGGCCAAGGACCACCAGGTGTGGGAAGTTGCACAGACGTTGCGCGCTGCGGGACACCACACCATAGTGGTGGAATGCGGATGGCCTCGCGGTGGCGCCGATATTGTCACCTATGGGGCCTCACTTGCCGTCTCCGAAGCCCTCGTGGAGCTGCTTAGCTAG